A region from the Aeromicrobium choanae genome encodes:
- a CDS encoding MFS transporter, whose product MSHGAAPTGTRHPSPWLMLVAAMVAQVTATAVVSTPLLLIPHLHLEEGLSLVASGALAAAPLVGTLLTLVAWGAIVDRVGERIALSSGLALLVAGSAVALAGARADDAIILALGFGLCGVAAASSNSASGRLVVGWFPAHRRGLAMGIRQTGLPLGVGLAALVVPASVESRGVAWIVTLCLVVAAVATVFVAVTVVDPPRHDDEGPSGGANPYRGDRRLARIHAASALLVIPQYVVWTFMLLWLIDRHGWSPAAAGVLYAVSQVLGAGGRIAAGWWSDRVGDRLGPMRQVAVAATAVMLLLALLDGSPVAIAVMVAATMITVADNGLAFTAVAEIAGSRWSGRAFGIQNTGQYLTSAAVPPVVGAIVQYAGYGWAFAAAAVFPLAAIACVPVATRR is encoded by the coding sequence GTGAGCCACGGCGCGGCCCCGACCGGGACCCGTCACCCGAGCCCCTGGCTCATGCTCGTCGCGGCGATGGTGGCCCAGGTCACCGCGACCGCCGTCGTGAGCACGCCCCTGCTGCTCATCCCCCACCTGCACCTCGAGGAGGGTCTCTCCCTGGTGGCCAGCGGTGCGCTCGCCGCCGCGCCCCTGGTCGGCACCCTGCTCACGCTCGTGGCGTGGGGAGCGATCGTCGACCGCGTCGGTGAGCGGATCGCGCTGTCCTCCGGCCTCGCGCTCCTGGTGGCCGGCTCCGCCGTCGCGCTCGCGGGAGCCCGAGCCGACGACGCGATCATCCTGGCCCTCGGCTTCGGCCTCTGCGGCGTCGCCGCCGCCAGTTCCAACTCCGCCAGCGGTCGCCTCGTCGTCGGCTGGTTCCCTGCCCATCGGCGCGGGCTCGCGATGGGCATCCGCCAGACCGGACTGCCGCTCGGCGTCGGCCTCGCGGCCCTCGTCGTCCCGGCGTCGGTGGAGTCCCGGGGTGTCGCGTGGATCGTCACGCTGTGCCTCGTCGTCGCGGCCGTCGCCACCGTCTTCGTCGCCGTGACCGTCGTGGACCCGCCCCGCCACGATGACGAGGGCCCGAGCGGCGGCGCCAACCCGTATCGAGGGGACCGCCGACTCGCCCGGATCCACGCCGCCTCCGCGCTGCTGGTCATCCCGCAGTACGTCGTGTGGACGTTCATGCTGCTGTGGCTGATCGACCGGCACGGCTGGAGCCCGGCTGCCGCGGGCGTCCTCTACGCGGTCTCGCAGGTGCTCGGCGCCGGCGGTCGCATCGCGGCGGGCTGGTGGTCCGACCGCGTCGGCGATCGGCTCGGGCCGATGAGGCAGGTCGCGGTCGCCGCCACGGCGGTGATGCTGCTGCTCGCCCTCCTGGACGGATCGCCCGTGGCGATCGCCGTCATGGTCGCGGCGACGATGATCACGGTGGCCGACAACGGGCTCGCCTTCACCGCGGTGGCCGAGATCGCGGGGTCGCGCTGGTCGGGCCGCGCGTTCGGGATCCAGAACACCGGTCAGTACCTCACGTCGGCCGCCGTGCCGCCCGTGGTGGGTGCGATCGTGCAGTACGCGGGGTACGGCTGGGCGTTCGCGGCCGCGGCGGTCTTCCCCCTCGCGGCCATCGCCTGCGTCCCCGTTGCTACTCGCAGGTAA
- a CDS encoding DUF4916 domain-containing protein, protein MPSVRTPDPNPGWLSEFELEETRGRVPILYVEAIPVRLDSLGQVEQVGLLLRGSATTGTMARSFVSGRVLHGEPIRTALMRNLEKDLGPTAFPQLPADIVPFTVAEYFPLPGVTPLHDARQHAVALAYVVAVTGECDPRQDALELSWLTPREALAHAVLDELEGGRGVLLQQAMAHVGALA, encoded by the coding sequence ATGCCCTCCGTGCGCACCCCTGACCCGAACCCCGGCTGGCTCTCCGAGTTTGAACTGGAGGAGACCCGCGGACGCGTCCCGATCCTCTATGTGGAGGCGATCCCGGTCCGCCTGGACAGTCTCGGCCAGGTGGAGCAGGTCGGTCTGTTGCTGCGCGGCTCCGCCACGACGGGCACCATGGCGCGGTCGTTCGTCTCGGGCCGCGTGCTGCACGGCGAGCCCATCCGCACCGCGCTGATGCGCAACCTGGAGAAGGACCTCGGTCCCACGGCGTTCCCGCAGCTGCCGGCCGACATCGTGCCGTTCACGGTGGCCGAGTACTTCCCGCTGCCCGGCGTGACGCCGCTGCACGACGCGCGCCAGCACGCCGTCGCCCTGGCCTACGTCGTGGCCGTCACCGGCGAGTGCGACCCCCGCCAGGACGCGCTCGAGCTCTCGTGGCTGACCCCGCGCGAGGCCCTCGCCCACGCCGTGCTCGACGAGCTCGAGGGAGGCCGCGGCGTCCTGCTCCAGCAGGCGATGGCGCACGTCGGCGCCCTGGCGTGA
- a CDS encoding DUF6801 domain-containing protein, which yields MAAAGVVGAGFLSPAAADQTLEKDFPFKCEVIAGGLNLGIQDIGVKATTVVPDSVTPGETIPSTGVSITLTMPELLRQSTALLLGGREAAGASTDSAVTLTSGGQTMTVAIPELGSARTPIPQVANEPWLIPATGTVPPITVPDYATDTVVVGMPQTFNITATIYKADNSTIPSTLSCTGPADLALGSIAVTEPTTEPTTEPTSEPTTEPTTEPTAEPTTEPTTEPTTEPTTEPTTEPTTEPTTEPTTEPTTEPTSEPTTEPTTEPTSEPTTEPTTEPTSEPTTEPTTEPTTEPTTEPTAEPTTEPTTEPTTEPTDPPPGEDVDLSKSFDYTCDVTAGGLNLGSHVIGVLAETTIPSRVQVGDVISERGVSITLTMPELLRQSTAMLLQGREAEGGSTDSSITLTTGGQTQTVSIADLKAARTPIPQVVDQPWLIPATGTVPQITVPEYADVSVKLGMPQAFTIDATIHKADSSTVPSHLTCAGPSDLSLGSIPVGDAPVEEPTTAPTTEPTTTPTTQPTTQPTGEPTTAPTTNPGEDPTGDEVELLSSDALSPGDTITFAFGPEWIGKELAFELHSDPIAMGTRVVSTSGEASVRIPTNAPLGSHTVKVLSRGVVIAEVPVEIVAADASGDTTDDDWVSDDYLAATGGPGLGVAVLGGALVVVGAAVMLQRRRTRRD from the coding sequence GTGGCTGCCGCGGGAGTCGTCGGTGCCGGCTTCCTCAGTCCGGCCGCCGCCGACCAGACGCTGGAGAAGGACTTCCCCTTCAAGTGCGAGGTCATCGCCGGCGGTCTGAACCTCGGCATCCAGGACATCGGCGTCAAGGCCACGACCGTGGTCCCGGACTCGGTGACGCCGGGCGAGACCATCCCCTCCACCGGCGTCAGCATCACGCTCACCATGCCGGAGCTCCTGCGCCAGTCCACGGCCCTGCTGCTCGGCGGGCGTGAGGCCGCCGGCGCGTCCACCGACTCCGCGGTGACCCTCACCTCGGGCGGCCAGACGATGACCGTCGCGATCCCCGAGCTGGGTTCGGCCCGCACGCCGATCCCGCAGGTGGCGAACGAGCCGTGGCTCATCCCGGCCACCGGCACCGTCCCGCCCATCACGGTCCCGGACTACGCCACCGACACGGTGGTCGTGGGCATGCCCCAGACCTTCAACATCACCGCCACCATCTACAAGGCCGACAACTCCACGATCCCGTCGACGCTGTCGTGCACCGGTCCGGCGGACCTGGCCCTGGGCTCGATCGCCGTGACGGAGCCGACGACCGAGCCGACCACGGAGCCCACGTCCGAGCCGACGACCGAGCCGACGACCGAGCCGACCGCGGAGCCGACGACCGAGCCGACGACCGAGCCGACGACCGAGCCGACGACGGAGCCGACGACCGAGCCGACGACCGAGCCGACGACGGAGCCGACGACCGAGCCGACGACCGAGCCCACGTCCGAGCCGACCACGGAGCCGACCACGGAGCCGACCTCGGAGCCGACGACCGAGCCGACGACGGAGCCCACGTCCGAGCCGACCACGGAGCCGACAACCGAGCCGACCACGGAGCCCACGACCGAGCCGACCGCGGAGCCGACCACGGAGCCGACGACCGAGCCGACGACCGAGCCGACCGACCCGCCGCCGGGCGAGGACGTGGACCTGTCGAAGAGCTTTGACTACACCTGTGACGTGACCGCGGGAGGGCTCAACCTGGGCTCCCACGTGATCGGCGTGCTCGCCGAGACCACGATCCCGTCCCGGGTCCAGGTGGGAGACGTCATCTCCGAGCGTGGGGTGAGCATCACGCTCACCATGCCCGAGCTGCTGCGCCAGTCGACCGCGATGCTGCTGCAGGGCCGCGAGGCGGAGGGCGGCTCGACCGACTCGTCGATCACCCTGACGACGGGTGGACAGACGCAGACGGTCTCGATCGCCGACCTGAAGGCGGCGCGCACGCCCATCCCCCAGGTGGTGGACCAGCCGTGGCTGATTCCCGCGACCGGCACGGTGCCGCAGATCACCGTGCCCGAGTACGCCGACGTGTCGGTGAAGCTGGGCATGCCGCAGGCCTTCACGATCGACGCGACGATCCACAAGGCGGACAGCTCGACGGTTCCGTCGCACCTGACGTGCGCGGGTCCGAGCGATCTGAGCCTCGGGTCGATCCCCGTCGGCGACGCACCGGTCGAGGAGCCCACCACGGCACCGACGACCGAGCCGACGACGACGCCCACGACGCAGCCCACGACGCAGCCGACCGGCGAGCCGACGACCGCGCCCACCACCAACCCGGGTGAGGACCCCACCGGCGACGAGGTCGAGCTGCTCAGCTCAGACGCGCTGTCGCCCGGTGACACGATCACGTTCGCCTTCGGGCCGGAATGGATCGGCAAGGAGCTGGCCTTCGAGCTGCACTCCGATCCGATCGCGATGGGCACGCGGGTCGTGAGCACCTCGGGCGAGGCCTCGGTGCGCATCCCGACGAACGCGCCGCTGGGCTCGCACACGGTGAAGGTGCTCAGCCGCGGTGTCGTCATCGCCGAGGTCCCGGTGGAGATCGTCGCCGCCGACGCGAGCGGCGACACGACCGACGACGACTGGGTCAGCGACGACTACCTGGCCGCCACCGGTGGCCCGGGGCTCGGTGTCGCAGTCCTCGGCGGGGCGCTGGTCGTGGTTGGTGCAGCGGTGATGCTGCAACGTCGCCGCACGCGTCGCGACTGA
- a CDS encoding ECF transporter S component → MNSAVTSTSTSIFRYRTIDLVTIAMLGVAFGVVFWGWGKFYDVVDLGAAVGFKPAAALLGGMWLIAGVVGGLIVRKPGAAFATEFIAALTSMLVLGGTSWGSTVLLSGVVQGLGAELVFALFLYRRFDLLTATLGGAVSGLLEAFYEWKYYFPDWDLQWRLVHLGFLVTSGVVIAGFGGWLLVRSLAKAGALDSFGSGRP, encoded by the coding sequence ATGAATTCTGCTGTCACATCCACGTCCACCTCCATCTTCAGGTATCGCACGATCGACCTCGTGACGATCGCGATGCTCGGCGTCGCGTTCGGCGTCGTCTTCTGGGGGTGGGGGAAGTTCTACGACGTCGTCGACCTCGGTGCCGCCGTGGGCTTCAAGCCCGCGGCCGCCCTGCTCGGCGGCATGTGGCTCATCGCCGGCGTCGTCGGTGGCCTGATCGTCCGCAAGCCCGGTGCTGCGTTCGCCACCGAGTTCATCGCCGCGCTGACGTCGATGCTCGTCCTGGGCGGCACCTCCTGGGGCAGCACGGTGCTGCTCTCCGGCGTCGTGCAGGGCCTCGGTGCGGAGCTGGTCTTCGCGCTGTTCCTCTACCGCCGGTTCGACCTCCTGACAGCCACGCTCGGCGGTGCCGTCTCGGGTCTGCTCGAGGCCTTCTACGAGTGGAAGTACTACTTCCCTGACTGGGACCTGCAGTGGCGCCTCGTCCACCTGGGCTTCCTGGTGACGTCGGGCGTCGTCATCGCGGGCTTCGGCGGCTGGCTGCTCGTGCGGTCGCTGGCGAAGGCAGGTGCGCTCGACTCGTTCGGCTCCGGGAGGCCGTGA
- a CDS encoding ABC transporter ATP-binding protein — MTIAFRDFSWTPLHGSRRTLDGLDLRVERGERVLLVGPSGSGKSTALHAVAGALGSTLVGEASGSVEVDGRIGMVTQNPSSSIVADRVGRDVAFGPENLGLPRHEIWRRVDAALEAVGLPYERDRFTSALSGGERHRLALAGALATDPDLLLLDEPTSMLDPALVEVVRDAVLAVVGDRSLVVVEHRFEPWLEHVDRVVVLDRGRLVFDGTVGRFLTASVPDALWMPGRPAPAPVELPASLLAPAQTVRVRASDLVVDQVTRGLRGSERTRAVSHLSLELEPGTLTALLGPSGAGKSTALLALGGLIAPVSGAVEAPSSLGWCPQDPELGFVATSVRGELEATPHALGRTVDVEALLEAVGLPGRGDDHPYRLSGGEQRRLALAASVAHRPGLLLADEPTVGQDRDAWALVAGWLSSAARHGVTVAVATHDADLPRDREVLLQAGEVVG, encoded by the coding sequence GTGACGATCGCGTTCCGCGACTTCTCGTGGACACCGCTCCACGGGAGTCGCCGCACGCTCGACGGGCTCGACCTGCGGGTCGAGCGCGGCGAGCGGGTCCTCCTCGTCGGGCCGAGTGGCAGCGGCAAGTCGACGGCACTGCACGCCGTCGCCGGTGCCCTCGGCTCGACGCTGGTGGGCGAGGCCTCCGGTTCGGTCGAGGTCGACGGACGCATCGGCATGGTCACGCAGAACCCCTCGTCCTCGATCGTCGCCGACCGGGTCGGCCGCGACGTCGCGTTCGGACCCGAGAACCTCGGGCTCCCGCGCCACGAGATCTGGCGGCGGGTCGACGCGGCGCTCGAGGCCGTCGGCCTTCCCTACGAGCGTGACCGGTTCACCAGCGCCCTCTCGGGCGGCGAGCGACACCGCCTCGCCCTCGCCGGAGCACTCGCGACGGACCCCGACCTGCTGCTGCTGGACGAGCCCACGTCGATGCTGGACCCGGCGCTGGTGGAGGTCGTGCGCGACGCCGTCCTGGCGGTCGTCGGCGACCGCTCGCTCGTCGTGGTGGAGCACCGGTTCGAGCCGTGGCTCGAGCACGTCGACCGGGTCGTCGTGCTCGACCGCGGGCGCCTCGTCTTCGACGGGACCGTCGGACGCTTCCTGACCGCCTCGGTGCCCGACGCCCTGTGGATGCCGGGTCGCCCGGCGCCCGCCCCGGTGGAGCTCCCAGCGAGTCTCCTCGCGCCGGCGCAGACGGTCCGCGTCCGCGCGAGCGACCTCGTCGTCGACCAGGTCACGCGCGGCCTGAGGGGCTCTGAGCGCACCCGAGCGGTCTCCCACCTGAGCCTGGAGCTGGAGCCCGGCACGTTGACCGCCCTGCTCGGCCCGAGCGGGGCCGGCAAGTCCACCGCACTGCTGGCGCTGGGCGGGCTCATCGCTCCCGTGTCCGGTGCCGTGGAGGCGCCGTCCAGCCTGGGCTGGTGCCCCCAGGACCCCGAGCTGGGGTTCGTCGCGACCTCCGTCCGCGGGGAGCTGGAGGCCACGCCGCACGCCCTCGGGCGCACCGTGGACGTCGAGGCGCTGCTCGAGGCGGTGGGCCTGCCGGGTCGGGGTGACGACCATCCCTACCGGCTGTCGGGTGGCGAGCAGCGCCGGCTGGCGCTCGCGGCGTCGGTGGCCCACCGGCCCGGCCTGCTGCTGGCCGACGAGCCCACGGTGGGACAGGACCGCGACGCGTGGGCGCTCGTCGCCGGCTGGCTGTCGTCGGCCGCGCGTCACGGCGTCACGGTCGCGGTCGCCACCCACGACGCGGACCTGCCACGCGACCGCGAGGTCCTGCTGCAGGCCGGGGAGGTCGTGGGATGA
- a CDS encoding energy-coupling factor transporter transmembrane component T family protein: protein MTGLLTRLNPLVLIGIGVAAALGSPAIRTLPVALLAVALWVVAAVLTVPSWRYPAFCLLLVLIPMASVAWSTWLLGGHELEVAVVAGLRTFVLAWPGAVAVGYVDVARLGDYLAQSLKVPGRFAAALSAALQRVAGSWRTWHDLERTRRARGLKVRPWSMAFALLVHTIRDATRTSIAMDARGFATAQRRTWAEPADWIRADVAVLFGAVVLALVPAAISLMSH, encoded by the coding sequence ATGACCGGACTCCTCACGCGCCTCAACCCGCTGGTGCTCATCGGTATCGGGGTGGCGGCCGCGCTCGGCTCGCCGGCGATCCGCACGCTGCCCGTCGCGCTGCTGGCGGTGGCCCTGTGGGTCGTCGCGGCGGTGCTCACCGTGCCGTCGTGGCGGTACCCCGCGTTCTGCCTCCTGCTCGTGCTGATCCCGATGGCGAGCGTCGCCTGGTCCACGTGGCTGCTCGGCGGTCACGAACTCGAGGTCGCCGTGGTCGCCGGCCTCCGCACGTTCGTGCTGGCGTGGCCCGGAGCCGTGGCGGTCGGCTACGTCGACGTGGCGCGGTTGGGCGACTACCTGGCCCAGAGTCTGAAGGTCCCGGGCCGGTTCGCGGCGGCGCTGTCGGCCGCTCTCCAGCGTGTGGCGGGTTCGTGGCGCACGTGGCACGACCTCGAACGCACGCGGCGGGCACGCGGTCTGAAGGTGCGGCCGTGGTCGATGGCGTTCGCGCTGCTCGTCCACACGATCCGCGACGCGACGCGCACCTCGATCGCGATGGACGCCCGCGGCTTCGCGACGGCCCAGCGGCGCACGTGGGCCGAGCCAGCCGACTGGATCCGGGCCGACGTGGCGGTGCTCTTCGGAGCCGTGGTCCTGGCCCTCGTCCCGGCCGCGATCAGCCTCATGAGTCACTAG
- a CDS encoding DUF6801 domain-containing protein, with amino-acid sequence MRQSAAATRRGLRLAAATALVVAGVTHLAPTAVAAPAGIERVGYECQATNPIINSTLEGHYQFYVTAQTDLPERVEAGASVPATDTTLSLTLARDLVDHLYTKMQVRRVRGTSRSDVVLQAVAPGGEVLETRNEKVSGLQADWVPIATGAEITIPASGTVAAVDVPDAAAGNGLIYVQMPKTFYLDSVMDPPVLGSVSDAELECVRQSDDAAARVIGTIAIGDGCSETECPLPAATGGGGNGGGDGGTGAGDGTDPEVIDPVDADDPSDVDSEYAFDDDGDGTDDGTVAAASAETTELPATGSSFGPALAVLLAALVALRLGLAVRLRRHH; translated from the coding sequence ATGCGTCAGAGCGCAGCAGCAACACGACGAGGACTGCGCCTCGCGGCCGCCACGGCCCTGGTCGTCGCGGGTGTCACCCACCTCGCTCCGACCGCCGTCGCCGCGCCCGCCGGCATCGAGCGGGTGGGCTACGAGTGCCAGGCCACCAACCCGATCATCAACTCCACGCTCGAGGGTCACTACCAGTTCTACGTGACCGCCCAGACCGACCTGCCCGAGCGGGTTGAGGCGGGCGCCTCCGTGCCGGCCACCGACACCACGCTGAGCCTCACGCTCGCGCGGGACCTCGTCGATCATCTCTACACGAAGATGCAGGTCCGTCGGGTCAGGGGCACGTCCCGGTCCGACGTCGTGCTCCAGGCGGTCGCTCCGGGCGGTGAGGTCCTCGAGACCCGCAACGAGAAGGTCAGCGGCCTGCAAGCCGACTGGGTGCCGATCGCGACGGGCGCCGAGATCACGATTCCCGCCAGCGGAACGGTCGCGGCCGTCGACGTGCCCGACGCGGCCGCCGGCAACGGGCTGATCTACGTCCAGATGCCCAAGACGTTCTACCTCGACTCGGTCATGGACCCGCCGGTGCTCGGCTCGGTCTCCGACGCCGAGCTCGAGTGCGTGCGCCAGTCCGACGATGCGGCGGCCCGGGTCATCGGCACGATCGCCATCGGCGACGGCTGCTCGGAGACGGAGTGCCCGCTCCCGGCTGCAACCGGCGGCGGGGGCAACGGGGGTGGCGACGGCGGAACCGGAGCCGGAGACGGCACCGACCCCGAGGTCATCGACCCGGTCGACGCCGACGACCCGAGCGACGTCGACAGCGAGTACGCCTTCGACGATGACGGCGACGGCACCGACGACGGCACCGTCGCCGCAGCCTCTGCCGAGACCACCGAGCTGCCGGCCACGGGCTCCTCCTTCGGACCTGCACTCGCGGTGCTGTTGGCCGCACTCGTGGCACTGCGTCTCGGTCTGGCCGTGAGGTTGCGGCGCCACCACTGA
- a CDS encoding ABC transporter ATP-binding protein, whose translation MGVEVRVEGLTKAFGSQTIWRDVSLTLPAGQISVMLGPSGTGKSVFLKALIGLIKPDAGHIFIEGTDIATCSERDLYEIRKLFGVLFQDGAMFGSMTLFDNVAFPLREHTRKNESEIRDIVMEKMTMVGLVGAEMKLPGEISGGMRKRAGLARALVLEPEIILFDEPDSGLDPVRTAFINQLMVDLNAQTEATFLIVTHDINTARTVPDNIGLLYHRHLSMFGPREMLLSSEEPAVRQFLNAQTVGPIGMSEEKDADELAAEDHSTLPPLPPIPLQLFPSTGQRRATQPEPGAWCAANGVVPPPGSFEGDGSGFMAPSPQALSGGAR comes from the coding sequence ATGGGTGTCGAAGTTCGCGTCGAAGGGCTGACCAAGGCCTTCGGCAGCCAGACGATCTGGCGCGACGTCTCGCTGACGCTGCCTGCGGGCCAGATCAGCGTCATGCTCGGCCCCTCGGGCACCGGCAAGTCGGTGTTCCTCAAGGCGCTGATCGGTCTGATCAAGCCCGACGCGGGCCACATCTTCATCGAGGGCACCGACATCGCCACCTGCAGCGAGCGCGACCTCTACGAGATCCGCAAGCTCTTCGGCGTGCTCTTCCAGGACGGTGCGATGTTCGGATCGATGACGCTGTTCGACAACGTCGCCTTCCCCCTGCGCGAGCACACCCGCAAGAACGAGTCCGAGATCCGCGACATCGTCATGGAGAAGATGACGATGGTCGGCCTGGTCGGCGCCGAGATGAAACTGCCGGGCGAGATCTCCGGCGGCATGCGCAAGCGCGCGGGCCTCGCCCGTGCGCTGGTGCTCGAGCCCGAGATCATCTTGTTCGACGAGCCGGACTCGGGCCTGGATCCGGTCCGCACCGCGTTCATCAACCAGCTCATGGTCGACCTGAACGCCCAGACCGAGGCCACCTTCCTCATCGTCACCCACGACATCAACACGGCCCGCACCGTGCCGGACAACATCGGCCTGCTCTACCACCGGCACCTGTCGATGTTCGGCCCGCGCGAGATGCTGCTCTCCAGCGAGGAGCCCGCCGTCCGCCAGTTCCTCAACGCCCAGACGGTCGGGCCGATCGGCATGAGCGAGGAGAAGGACGCCGACGAGCTCGCGGCCGAGGACCACAGCACCCTGCCGCCGCTGCCGCCGATCCCGCTCCAGCTGTTCCCGTCCACCGGCCAGCGCCGCGCCACCCAGCCCGAGCCGGGCGCGTGGTGTGCGGCCAACGGCGTCGTTCCCCCGCCGGGCTCGTTCGAGGGCGATGGCTCGGGCTTCATGGCGCCGTCCCCGCAAGCCCTTTCCGGCGGTGCCCGGTGA
- a CDS encoding MlaE family ABC transporter permease gives MGSRATAPLATAGKLFAFGTDVLLAVFRGPFQLREFIQQAWFIASVTIIPIALVAIPFGAVVALQTGSLVQQFGAQSFVGSAAVLAVLREAAPIATALLVAGAGGSAIAADLGARKIREELDAMMVLGIDPIQRLVVPRVLACMLVAVFLNGLVSVVGVLGGYIFNVMMQGGTPGAYLASFTALAQTPDLYQGMAKALVFGLIAAIVSTYMGMHADGGPQGVGQAVMESVVITFLLLFLANFVMSALYFQLVPAKAL, from the coding sequence ATCGGTTCGAGGGCCACAGCCCCGCTCGCCACCGCCGGCAAGCTCTTCGCCTTCGGCACCGACGTGCTGCTGGCCGTGTTCCGCGGGCCGTTCCAGCTGCGCGAGTTCATCCAGCAGGCCTGGTTCATCGCGTCGGTCACGATCATCCCCATCGCGTTGGTCGCCATCCCGTTCGGTGCCGTCGTGGCGCTCCAGACCGGCAGCCTCGTGCAGCAGTTCGGCGCCCAGTCGTTCGTCGGCTCCGCCGCGGTGCTGGCGGTGCTGCGCGAGGCGGCGCCCATCGCCACCGCGCTGCTCGTGGCCGGTGCCGGCGGCTCGGCGATCGCGGCCGACCTCGGCGCCCGCAAGATCCGCGAGGAGCTCGACGCGATGATGGTGCTGGGCATCGACCCCATCCAGCGTCTCGTCGTGCCGCGCGTGCTCGCCTGCATGCTCGTCGCGGTCTTCCTCAACGGCTTGGTCAGCGTGGTGGGCGTGCTCGGCGGCTACATCTTCAACGTGATGATGCAGGGCGGCACCCCGGGCGCCTACCTGGCCTCGTTCACCGCGCTCGCGCAGACGCCCGACCTCTACCAGGGCATGGCCAAGGCGCTCGTGTTCGGCCTCATCGCCGCGATCGTCTCCACCTACATGGGGATGCATGCCGACGGCGGCCCGCAGGGTGTGGGCCAGGCGGTCATGGAGTCGGTCGTCATCACGTTCCTGCTGCTGTTCCTGGCCAACTTCGTCATGAGCGCCCTGTACTTCCAGCTCGTCCCGGCGAAGGCGCTCTGA
- a CDS encoding MlaE family ABC transporter permease → MLDDLGLQLAFYIRTIAWMPRVVVRYPREILRLLSEVTFGRGSLAVIGGTVGVIFTMSFFTGVEVGMQGHSALEQLGTSAFAGFFSAYFNTREIAPLVAGIALAATVGCGFTAQLGAMRISEEVDALEVMAIPSLPYLVTTRVIAGMVAIIPLYMVGLMSSYLATRLTITAIYGQSSGTYDHYFDLFLPPEDVLWSFFKVLVFAVLVILIHCYYGYYASGGPVGVGVAVGRAVRTSIVVINVADLMMSMAIWGTTTTVRLAG, encoded by the coding sequence ATGCTGGACGACCTCGGCCTCCAGCTCGCGTTCTACATCCGGACGATCGCCTGGATGCCCCGCGTCGTGGTGCGGTACCCGCGCGAGATCCTGCGGCTGCTCTCCGAGGTCACCTTCGGTCGCGGCTCGCTCGCGGTGATCGGCGGCACCGTCGGGGTCATCTTCACGATGTCGTTCTTCACCGGCGTCGAGGTCGGCATGCAGGGCCACAGCGCCCTCGAGCAGCTCGGCACCAGCGCGTTCGCGGGCTTCTTCTCGGCCTACTTCAACACCCGCGAGATCGCGCCGCTCGTCGCGGGCATCGCCCTCGCGGCCACGGTCGGCTGCGGGTTCACGGCGCAGCTCGGCGCCATGCGGATCTCCGAGGAGGTCGACGCGCTCGAGGTGATGGCGATCCCGTCGCTGCCCTACCTCGTCACCACGCGCGTGATCGCCGGCATGGTCGCCATCATCCCGCTGTACATGGTGGGTCTGATGTCGTCGTATCTCGCCACACGGCTGACGATCACCGCGATCTACGGGCAGAGCTCTGGCACCTACGACCACTACTTCGACCTCTTCCTGCCACCGGAGGACGTGCTCTGGTCGTTCTTCAAGGTGCTCGTGTTCGCCGTCCTGGTGATCCTCATCCACTGCTACTACGGCTACTACGCCAGCGGCGGCCCCGTGGGCGTCGGCGTCGCGGTGGGCCGCGCGGTGCGCACCTCGATCGTCGTCATCAACGTGGCCGACCTCATGATGTCGATGGCCATCTGGGGCACCACCACGACCGTCAGGCTGGCCGGCTGA